From the genome of Saccopteryx bilineata isolate mSacBil1 chromosome 6, mSacBil1_pri_phased_curated, whole genome shotgun sequence, one region includes:
- the CHRNA4 gene encoding neuronal acetylcholine receptor subunit alpha-4 isoform X2: MKFGSWTYDKAKIDLVTTQSRVDQLDFWESGEWVIVEAVGTYNTRKYECCAEVYPDITYAFVIRRLPLFYTINLIVPCLLISCLTVLVFYLPSECGEKITLCISVLLSLTVFLLLITEIIPSTSLVIPLIGEYLLFTMIFVTLSIIVTVFVLNVHHRSPRTHTMPHWVRRVFLDAVPRLLFMKRPSVVKDNCRRLIESMHKVAGAPPFWPQPEGGPRPAGGVRRSRGPSPALSFCGPLDELTKPQAASVSSPSDQAPALQPAKAEEAGPCSSPTSTRAPGLAKARSLSVQYLSSPGKAEDGDVRCRSRSVQNCAPREEAAPQANGPRAGSPKAPWAKLPPPDQASPCKCKCKEPSPGSPDAALKARNTRAAPRDLPLSPALTQAVEGVQYIAGHLKAEDTDFSVKEDWKYVAMVIDRIFLWVFILVCLLGTVGLFLPPWLAGMI, from the exons ATGAAGTTCGGGTCCTGGACCTACGACAAGGCCAAGATCGACCTGGTGACCACGCAGAGCCGCGTGGACCAGCTGGACTTCTGGGAGAGCGGCGAGTGGGTGATCGTGGAGGCCGTGGGCACCTACAACACCCGGAAGTACGAGTGCTGCGCGGAGGTGTACCCGGACATCACCTACGCCTTTGTCATCCGGCGCCTGCCGCTCTTCTACACCATCAACCTCATCGTGCCCTGCCTGCTCATCTCCTGCCTGACCGTGCTGGTCTTCTACCTGCCCTCCGAGTGCGGAGAGAAGATCACGCTCTGCATCTCCGTGCTGCTGTCGCTGACGGTCTTCCTGCTGCTCATCACCGAGATCATCCCCTCCACCTCGCTGGTCATCCCGCTCATCGGCGAGTACCTGCTCTTCACCATGATCTTCGTCACCCTCTCCATCATCGTCACCGTCTTCGTGCTCAACGTGCACCACCGGTCGCCGCGCACGCACACCATGCCCCACTGGGTGCGCCGGGTCTTCCTGGACGCCGTGCCGCGGCTGCTCTTCATGAAGCGGCCCTCCGTGGTCAAGGACAACTGCCGGCGGCTCATCGAGTCCATGCACAAGGTGGCCGGCGCCCCGCCCTTCTGGCCCCAGCCCGAGGGGGGACCCCGCCCGGCCGGCGGAGTCCGGAGGAGCCGCGGCCCCTCGCCTGCCCTGTCCTTCTGCGGCCCCCTGGATGAGCTGACCAAGCCCCAGGCGGCCTCCGTGTCTTCGCCCTCAGACCAGGCGCCCGCCCTGCAGCCGGCGAAGGCCGAGGAAGCCGGCCCCTGCTCCTCGCCCACCAGCACGCGGGCCCCGGGGCTGGCCAAAGCCCGGTCCCTGAGCGTCCAGTACCTGTCCAGCCCCGGCAAAGCAGAGGACGGGGATGTCCGGTGCCGGTCTCGGAGCGTCCAGAACTGCGCCCCCCGAGAAGAGGCCGCCCCCCAGGCCAACGGCCCCAGGGCCGGCTCTCCAAAGGCTCCCTGGGCCAAACTCCCGCCCCCAGACCAAGCTTCCCCCTGCAAGTGCAAatgcaaggagccatccccggggTCCCCAGACGCTGCACTCAAAGCCCGCAACACCAGAGCTGCACCCCGGGACCTGCCGCTGTCGCCCGCCCTGACGCAGGCCGTCGAGGGTGTCCAGTACATTGCAGGCCACCTGAAGGCGGAGGATACGGACTTCTCG GTGAAGGAGGACTGGAAGTACGTGGCCATGGTCATCGACCGCATCTTCCTCTGGGTCTTCATCCTCGTCTGCCTGCTGGGCACCGTGGGCCTCTTCTTGCCGCCCTGGCTGGCCGGCATGATCTAG